Below is a genomic region from Candidatus Eisenbacteria bacterium.
AGCTCTATTTCCTGATCGGCCTCCCCACCGAGACCGAGGAGGACCTGGACGGGATCGTATCCTTAATTCATGAAGTTTGGAATGTGGGCCGCGAGGGGGCGGGACGGCGCTTCCGGCTGAACGTGAGCGTCTCCACGCTCGTCCCCAAGCCCCACACGCCGTTCCAATGGGAGCGGCAGGACCGTCCCGAGGAGACGGCGCGCAAACAGGAGCGCATCCGCCGCGCCCTCCCTCGGAACCGCAACCTGACGGTCCGCTTCCACGACGCGCCGCAGACCCGCGTCGAGGGCATTCTGGCGCGCGGGGACCGCCGTCTCGCGCCGGTGATCGAGCGGCTGTTTCGAGAGGGAGTACGGTTCGACGAGTGGAGCGAGTGCTTCGACCCCCGGGCTTGGGAAGGCGCGTTCCTCGCCTGTGGTGTCGACGCCGACGACTACCTGAGGGAGAGGGACGAGGCGGAACCGCTCCCCTGGGACCGGATCGACGCGGGACCGGGCCGGGAGTTCCTCCTGCGCGAAAGGCGGCGCTCGCTGGAGGGGAAGACCACGCCGGTTTGCGACGAGGGGTGCCGGAACTGCTCTCTCTGCGGCGACGAACTCCGCGTGATCCGGCGGAGGCCGGAGAGTCCCGCCGCCGCGCCGCCGCCGCCGGACGAGGGCGCGTCTCCGGAAACGCGCGAGGCGAAGCATCGCCTTCGCTTCCGTTTCACCAAGCTGGCCGAATGGCGCTTTCTCTCTCACCTCGAAACGGGGCGCGCGATACGGCTCGCCCTTCGGAGAACCGACCTCCCCATCGCCTACTCCCTCGGTTTCCATCCCCACGCGCGAATCGCCTTCGGCCCCGCCCTGCCGGTGGGCGTGGGCGGCCGCGCCGAATTGATGGACGTGTTCCTCCACGAGCCGTTCGTCCCGGCCGATGCGGAGCGTCTCCTGAACGCCCAGTTGCCGCACGGCCTCCGCTTCTTTCACGGACGCGAGGCGCCCCTACGGAGCCGCGCCCTCGATTCCATCGCCTACCGGATGGAGTACGAGGCGCGCCCGCCCGACGGCGAAGACCTCGATCGCCTGGAGCGCCGCGTCGCCGATTTTCTGTCGCGTTCCGAGGTCCCGGTGGAACGCACGACGAAGGGGAAGACGCGCGTGGTGGACCTCCGGCCGGGCGTGCTCGAAGCGCGGTTGGACCGCGACGAGCGGGCGCTCCTCTTCGCCGTCGCATCGGGCTTGCCGACGGCGGAGCTCCTCCTCTGGTGGGCGGAAGGGGATCGCGACAGGGTGCTCCGATGGACGCTCACCCGCACGGGTCTTGATCCGCTGGAGGAAGGGGAAAAGGAGATTGATCCGGCGCCGGGCATCGGTTAGCCTGAAGACATCAATCGTTGGAGAATGGGTGGTCGGATGCGCATCGCTTTTTTGAGTGACATACACGGCAACCTGGAGGCGCTTGAAGCGGCCTTCGAGGCGATCGGCCGCGAGAAGGTCGATCAGGTGGTCTGCCTCGGCGACATCGTCGGCTACGGCGCGGATCCGGACGGGTGCGTGAATCGGATACGGGAGCGCGCGAATCACGCCGTGCTTGGCAACCACGACGCCGCGGTGATCGGGACCACATCCATCGAGCGGTTCAACGCCCACGCCCGGGCCGCCGTGCATTGGACCCGCCGCCACCTGAGCGATGAAAACGCCGAGTGGCTCCGTGCTTTACCCCTCAAGTTTCACGGCGAGGAGTTCCTGGCCGTGCACGCCTCTCCCTTCCAGGCGGCGAGCTGGATCTACGTGGTCGATCAGGAGCTGGCGGAAGAGGCGTTCCACGCCTTCGAGGAGCCTGTTTGCTTTCTCGGCCATTCCCACGTGCCGGCCGTTTTCCGCGAGGGGGACGGGGGACCGGTCGAGATCGTCGACGGCGCCGTCACCCTCCCCGAGGGAGGGCGCTTCATCATCAACGTCGGATCGGTGGGGCAACCGCGCGACCGGGATCCCCGTTTCTCCTTCGGGATCTACGACAACGCCACGCTGGAGCTGAGGATCGTCCGCGGCGATTACGACCGGGAGACCGCCTCGCGCAAGATTCTCGACGCGGGGTTGCCGGAGATGCTCGCCAAGAGGATCCACCTCGGCATCTGACCCGTTCCGGCCCTCTCCGTTTTTTTGTTTTATTCTCGAAAGTCGCGATTTCAATCGTTCGCGCCGGCCCAGCGCGCGTAGGTTTCCTCGTTGATCATCCCGCGGGCGCGCATCCTCTCCAGGGTGATCGTCGCCTGCTTGCGGAGGTAGGGACCGGGCCGGGCCGGGTCGAGCCTGCGCGGCGAGGGGATGGCGGAAGCGAGGAGCGCCGCCTGCCGTGGATTCAACCCGGCGGCGCTCACGTCGAAGTACCGGCGCGCCGCCGCCTCGGCGCCGAAGACGCCGTCCCCCCACTCGATCACGTTCAGGTAGATCTCGAGGATGCGGTCCTTTTCCAGGGCGCGTTCCAGCCGCCACGTGGTGAAGGCTTCCACCGTCTTTCGCCGGAGACTCTTTTCGGTGCCGAGGTAGAGGTTCTTCACGAGCTGTTGGGAGATGGTGCTCGCCCCGCGCGCGAAGCGCCGCTCCTTCCAGTTCTTGCGGATCGATTCGCGGATCTCGTGCGCGTCGAAGCCGGAGTGTTCGTAGAAGGTGGCGTCTTCGTTGACGATCACCGCGTTCCGGAGATGGACGCTGATCCGGTCCAGGGGAACCCAGTGCCGTTCCTGGCGGAAGGGATGGCCCTCATCGAGGGCCTCTTCGGCGCGGAGCCGCATGAGCGCGGTCGTCTCCGGATTTCGGTCCCGCAAGGAGTCCACGTCGTAGAGGGGGAGGGTGAGGTAGGCGACGGGCGAGAAGAGAATCGCCGCGAGGGCGAAGACGAGTGCGATCCGCGCGACCCTCCGCCGGGAGCGGCGTTCCTCGCTCCGCGAGGCGACGGAGGAGCGGCGCCGGGCGCTCAAGCCCGTCCCTCGACGAAGGCGCGCAGCGTCTCCGCGGCGGCGCGCTCGGGGTCGGCCGCCGAGGCGACGGCGCGGATCACCGCGATCGCTTCGAATCCGGCGGCGCGGACTCGGCCCGCGCATTGCGGATCGATCCCCCCGACCGCCGCCGCGGGGATCCGGACGGCGCGGCGGATCGCGGCCGCGCGTTCCGGCCCGAGGGCGAAGCGTTCCTTTCCCGGCGTGGGGAAGACGGGGCCGACGAGGAGGAAATCGGCGCCCGCCCTCTCCGCCTCCCGCGCGCCCGCCTCGTCGTGAACGCTTCGCCCGATCAGACGGTCCGGGCCGACGAGGGAGCGTGCTTCCCCCGGCGTGAATCCGTTCTCCGGGAGCTGCACCCCGTCCGCTCCCGCGGCGATCGCCACGTCGATCCTGTCGGAGAGGAGAAAGAGGGCGCCGGCCGCGCGGACCGCCGGGGCGGAGGCGAGGGCGAGCCTGAGGAGCGGGCCGCCGGCCATCCTTTTCTCGCGGAGAAGAAAGGCGTCGGCGCCTCCACGGAGCGCCCCTTCCAGCGCCGCCGCGAAGCGCCCTTCGCCGCTCGTCTCCCGGCTTCCGATGAAGAGGAAGCGGAAAGGGTGCTCCGCGCCGGCACGTCTCTTTCGATCCATCAATGCCCCCGATTCCCCCCGCGCCACTCCGGCGCGGAATCGCTCTCTATCATAAGGATGTCGCATTCGGTTGCCAACGACGGGCGGCGGCGTAGAATGAAAAATATGAACGAGAAGAGAGAGGAGAAGGAGGACCGTTCCTGGTCCGTGTACATCGTGGAGTGCGCGGACGGGACTCTGTATACGGGTATCGCGCGTTCGGTTCGCGCCCGGGTGATCGCCCACAACCGGGGGAAGGGGGCGCGCTACACCCGGGGGCGACTGCCGGTGCGGCTCCTCTGGCGCGAGGGGGGGCTGGGCCGGCGGGCCGCGCTCCGGCGGGAGGCGGAGATCAAGAAGCTACGCCGCGGGGAGAAACTCCTCCTCGTCGCCGCGGGGGGAAAGAGCCGTCTCGCCGCGCTGGAACCGCCCCCTCCGGCCTGATCCGGCCGTGCCGGAATCAGCCCCGGTTTGACACGCTCTCCGGCCGCTTCCTATACTCCTAGTCGGGGGAGGCTGCACGCACAAAGGGGGAAACCCGTCTTGTCCCATACGAAGGATCCTCTGGTCATCGCCGGAAGGAGCTTCGGTTCCCGGCTTCTGCTCGGGACCGGCAAGTTCCCGTCCCTCGAAATCATGGCCCGCGCCGTCGAGGCGAGCGGCTCCGAGATCGTCACGGTCGCCCTCCGGCGGGTGGAGAAGGGGGCGCCGGCGGGAAACCTGCTCGACCATCTCGATCCCGACCGCGCGCTGATCCTCCCGAACACATCCGGTGCCCGGGACGCGGAGGAGGCGGTCCGTCTCGCCCGTCTCGCGCGGGCGGGGGGGATCTCGGATTGGATCAAGCTGGAGGTCACTCCCCACCCGATGCACCTCCTGCCGGACCCCATAGAAACCCTGCGGGCGGCGGAGATCCTGGTGAAGGAGGGCTTCACCGTTCTCCCCTACATCCACGCCGACCCGGTGCTGGCGCGGCGGCTGATCGAGGCGGGGACGGCGACGGTGATGCCCCTCGGCTCGGCCATCGGCACCAACCGGGGGTTGAGGACCCGGGAATCGATCGAGATCATCATCGCGGAATCCACCGTCCCGGTGGTGGTGGACGCCGGCCTGGGCGCTCCCTCTCACGCCGCCGAGTGTCTGGAGATGGGCGCCGACGCGGTGCTCGTGAACACCGCCATCGCCACCGCCGAGGACCCGGTCGCCATGGCCGCCGCCTTCCGGCTCGGCGTCGAGGCGGGGCGGATCGCCTTCCGCGCCGGCGCGCCGCCGGAGCGACGCGACGCCGAAGCCTCCTCGCCCCTCACCGGTTTTCTAGGAGAGTCATGACCGAGCTCGCCGGGGCGCTCCGCGCCCTTCCCCTACGCGATCTCCTCGCCCGTTCCGAGGGGGCGACCGCCGCGGAGGTGCGCGCCGCGCTCCGACGGGAGCGGCGGGACCTGCGCGACTTGGCGGCGCTCCTCTCTCCCGCGGCGGCGGAGCTTCTGGAGGAGACGGCGCGCGCCTCGGCGGCGCTCACGGCGCGCCGCTTCGGCCGGACCATTCTTCTCTACGCGCCCCTCTATCTCTCCAATGAATGCGTGAACGTCTGCACCTACTGCGGATTCCGCGCCGATTTGGACGTGAAGCGTTCCACTCTCTCCCCTGGGGAGATCGACGAGGGGCTCGGCTTTCTCGCCCGCCTCGGATTCCGTCACGTGCTGCTCGTCACCGGCGAACACCCCAAGAAGATCCCTCTCGATTATCTGGAGGACGGGGTGCGCCGCGCCCGCCGCCGTTTCCCCTCGGTGTCGATCGAGGTGGAGCCTCTCGACTCGGCCGGATACGGGCGCATCGTGGCCGCCGGCGCCGACGGAGTGACCCTTTATCAGGAAACCTACGACCGGGATCGTTACGGGGAGTATCACCCCCGCGGCCCGAAATCGGACTACGACAACCGGCTGGAGGCGCTCTCCCGCGCCGCCGAGGCGGGGATCCGCCGGGTGAATCTGGGCGCCCTTCTCGGCCTCGCCCCCTGGCGGGAAGAGATGTTCCGGCTCGCCCTCCACGCCTCCTATCTGACCCGGCGCTACTGGAAAACACACGTCAGCATCAGCTTTCCCCGGATCCGCGAGGCGGCGGGACATTTCGTTCCCCCCTTCCCGGTCGGTGATCGGGAGCTGACCCAGATGCTTGCCGCGCTCCGTCTTTTTCTTCCGGACGCCGGCCTGGTGGTTTCCACGCGGGAGCGCCCGCGCCTTCGGGACGGGCTCGCCCGGATCGGCGCCACGCAGATGAGCGCCGGCTCCCGCACCGAGCCGGGCGGGTACCTCCACCCGGACGAGGCGGAGGGGCAGTTCGAGGTGGACGACTCCCGGTCCCCCGCCGAGGTGGCGGACCGGTTGCGCGAGCTGGGGCTCGACCCGGTTTGGAAGGATTGGGAGGAGGCGCTCCATGGCTGAGATCACGGTGAACGGCGAGAGGCGACCCGTCGGCGGGCCTCTCCCTCTTCTCCGCCTTCTCGCCGAGATGGAGATCGGGCCACGCTGGGTCTTGGTGGAGAGGAACGGCGAGCCGGTGCCCCGGGATCGTTATGAAGTCACCGTCGTCGAACCGGGGGACCGTTTGGAAATCGCCACGCCGATGGGCGGTGGTTGACCGGCCGGAGAAAAGACCGGCCCGGCGCGGCGCCGAAACGTCCGCAATTTTACTTGGTATAGGAAGGATCCGCCGTCGGGCGGAGGGAGGTCCCGGATCATGGCGACTCGACGAATCCTTATCGCGGCGGGCGCGGCGGCGGCGCTCGCGTTCTCCGCGGCGATGCTCGCCGGCTGCGGCGGCGGAGGGGGCGAGGGAGAGGGGAAGAAGATCGAGGCGGCCGCGCCCACGGCGGCGGCCCTTCCCGGCGCGACCGTCTATCTGGCCCAGGCGCAGTTCATTCAGGAGCGCGGGAAGGACGGCAAAAACCACGCCGTTCCCGGCCCGGCCCGCATGGTGATCCTCACGCGCGGCGCGAACGGCTGGGACGAAGAGGTGGTCGAGGACCCGGAGAGCAACGTCTTCCACAAAGCGATGTGGTATGCGCCGCCCGAGGGGGAACCGGGAATACTCACCATCGGCGCCGTCGGCGCGCATCTGAAGATCTGGCGGCGCGGCGCGGACGGTTGGACCGGGGAGTCGCTCTGGAATCCCACCTTCGGAGGCGAATACGATCGTCTCCGCGACTTCGAGGTCGCCGACGTCGACGGCGACGGCGCGGATGAGATCGCGATCGCCACGCACGACCAGGGCGTGGTCGCCGTGATGCGCCGCGTGGGCGGCGGGTGGGTCGCCGAGGAGCTGTACCGAGAGGGGAATACTTTCGTCCACGAGATCGAAACGGGGGACGTGGACGGCGACGGCCGCGCCGAGGTTTTTTCCACCCCCAGCCTGCCGAACAAGCTGGACGGATCGGAACAGCCGGGGCGGATCGACCGCTACGACTACGAGAAGGGGGGATGGGTGCGGAGCGTGGTCGCCGAACTCCCGACGCGGCACGTGAAGGAGATCCTCTGCGTCACGCCGGACGGCGAGGAGCGCCCGGTTCTCTTCGCGGCGCTGGAAGGGGAGAAGATCGGAGGCGCCGAGCAGGGAGACTCCACGCGGATCCGCCTCTACCGCTTCGCCCGCGGCGCGGTCCGTTTCACCGACATCGCCGGCCTCCCCGGCAACCTCTGCCGTTTCCTCGTTTGGGCGGACACCGACGGCGACGGCGCGCGCGAGCTGATCGCCTCCACCAAAAGCGAAGGGATCTGGCGGCTCGATCCTCCCGCCCCGGACGGCGGTGACGAGTGGAGCCGCCGCCTCGTGGCGCGCGGGACCTCCGGCTTCGAGCACGCCACCTTCGCCTCCGATCTGGACGGCGACGGCCGCGACGATCTGGTGGTCGCCTCGGACGATCAGAAAGAGCTCCGCGTCTATCGGTGGGACGGGAGCGCCTATAAGAAGGGAGTGATCGGCCCGCTCAAGGGGGACACCATCACCTTCAACGTCACCACGCGCGTTCCCTAGCGGGGCGCGGCGACGCGAGATCGATCCCGCGGCCCCGGCCTCCCCGCCGGGGCCGTTCTCTTTCGAATGGGAGTCGGCTTTTATTGTTTTTACGGAGAGGCGGGCCGTTTCTCTCGGCCGGGAGGCGATCGGGGGCTTCCAAACAGAGGCTGCCTATACGGAACGGTTCGTAGTTGCTCTTCGAGCCGAACGTGATCCGGGAAATCCCGTTTAGGGACAGGAAGCCCGGATACTTTACATCGCAGAGTATGTATTCTCCCCGCATCCGGAGAACAGGAACAGGGCCGATCCGATCAGAAGCGCGGTCCATTTTCCGCTCGTGAGCTTTTCTCTTCCTTTTCCCTGTCCCCGAAGTATTTTTTCACTCCCCCGCCGTTTCCCCCATCGCCTCGACCACCGCGAGCGTGGTCAGGTTGACCACGTCCTCCACCGTCGGTCGTTCCGGGAGGATGTGCGCGGGGAGGCGCGTGCCGAGAAGGAGCGGCCCGATGGAGACCGCGTCGCCG
It encodes:
- a CDS encoding metallophosphoesterase family protein, whose translation is MRIAFLSDIHGNLEALEAAFEAIGREKVDQVVCLGDIVGYGADPDGCVNRIRERANHAVLGNHDAAVIGTTSIERFNAHARAAVHWTRRHLSDENAEWLRALPLKFHGEEFLAVHASPFQAASWIYVVDQELAEEAFHAFEEPVCFLGHSHVPAVFREGDGGPVEIVDGAVTLPEGGRFIINVGSVGQPRDRDPRFSFGIYDNATLELRIVRGDYDRETASRKILDAGLPEMLAKRIHLGI
- a CDS encoding TIGR03960 family B12-binding radical SAM protein — encoded protein: MRTLKHEVFRLLSGVSRPSRYLPPLLGGAFRDPGKAEVFWTLLFPDVAESGWSHYGTELLHSALNGPEWCAAERAFSPWPDMERAMRAAGVPLFTLPSYRPVREGDLLGITLQFELSYVTAVAAIDLAGLPIRAADRTDPLPLVVGGGPCAMNPEPLAPFFDLFVLGDGEEAAPRISEAVREWKRAGGGTKGELIDRLDRIEGVYAPERHPVRFDSRGRVEAVEGRTVRRAVVADLEEHPPPERPAVPALQPVHDRVYAEIARGCGVGCRFCQAGMIYRPLRERPAASIAEWALRALRATGHEDISLASLSTGDHGEIVELVRDLDRRLAGCHTGIQLPSLRVATLTGELIAEAARLGKTGFTLAPEAGTERMLRLINKGIERGDVVEAARLAVRGGWDLLKLYFLIGLPTETEEDLDGIVSLIHEVWNVGREGAGRRFRLNVSVSTLVPKPHTPFQWERQDRPEETARKQERIRRALPRNRNLTVRFHDAPQTRVEGILARGDRRLAPVIERLFREGVRFDEWSECFDPRAWEGAFLACGVDADDYLRERDEAEPLPWDRIDAGPGREFLLRERRRSLEGKTTPVCDEGCRNCSLCGDELRVIRRRPESPAAAPPPPDEGASPETREAKHRLRFRFTKLAEWRFLSHLETGRAIRLALRRTDLPIAYSLGFHPHARIAFGPALPVGVGGRAELMDVFLHEPFVPADAERLLNAQLPHGLRFFHGREAPLRSRALDSIAYRMEYEARPPDGEDLDRLERRVADFLSRSEVPVERTTKGKTRVVDLRPGVLEARLDRDERALLFAVASGLPTAELLLWWAEGDRDRVLRWTLTRTGLDPLEEGEKEIDPAPGIG
- a CDS encoding VCBS repeat-containing protein, translating into MATRRILIAAGAAAALAFSAAMLAGCGGGGGEGEGKKIEAAAPTAAALPGATVYLAQAQFIQERGKDGKNHAVPGPARMVILTRGANGWDEEVVEDPESNVFHKAMWYAPPEGEPGILTIGAVGAHLKIWRRGADGWTGESLWNPTFGGEYDRLRDFEVADVDGDGADEIAIATHDQGVVAVMRRVGGGWVAEELYREGNTFVHEIETGDVDGDGRAEVFSTPSLPNKLDGSEQPGRIDRYDYEKGGWVRSVVAELPTRHVKEILCVTPDGEERPVLFAALEGEKIGGAEQGDSTRIRLYRFARGAVRFTDIAGLPGNLCRFLVWADTDGDGARELIASTKSEGIWRLDPPAPDGGDEWSRRLVARGTSGFEHATFASDLDGDGRDDLVVASDDQKELRVYRWDGSAYKKGVIGPLKGDTITFNVTTRVP
- a CDS encoding thiamine phosphate synthase, whose translation is MDRKRRAGAEHPFRFLFIGSRETSGEGRFAAALEGALRGGADAFLLREKRMAGGPLLRLALASAPAVRAAGALFLLSDRIDVAIAAGADGVQLPENGFTPGEARSLVGPDRLIGRSVHDEAGAREAERAGADFLLVGPVFPTPGKERFALGPERAAAIRRAVRIPAAAVGGIDPQCAGRVRAAGFEAIAVIRAVASAADPERAAAETLRAFVEGRA
- the mtgA gene encoding monofunctional biosynthetic peptidoglycan transglycosylase; its protein translation is MSARRRSSVASRSEERRSRRRVARIALVFALAAILFSPVAYLTLPLYDVDSLRDRNPETTALMRLRAEEALDEGHPFRQERHWVPLDRISVHLRNAVIVNEDATFYEHSGFDAHEIRESIRKNWKERRFARGASTISQQLVKNLYLGTEKSLRRKTVEAFTTWRLERALEKDRILEIYLNVIEWGDGVFGAEAAARRYFDVSAAGLNPRQAALLASAIPSPRRLDPARPGPYLRKQATITLERMRARGMINEETYARWAGAND
- the thiS gene encoding sulfur carrier protein ThiS, encoding MAEITVNGERRPVGGPLPLLRLLAEMEIGPRWVLVERNGEPVPRDRYEVTVVEPGDRLEIATPMGGG
- the thiH gene encoding 2-iminoacetate synthase ThiH; protein product: MTELAGALRALPLRDLLARSEGATAAEVRAALRRERRDLRDLAALLSPAAAELLEETARASAALTARRFGRTILLYAPLYLSNECVNVCTYCGFRADLDVKRSTLSPGEIDEGLGFLARLGFRHVLLVTGEHPKKIPLDYLEDGVRRARRRFPSVSIEVEPLDSAGYGRIVAAGADGVTLYQETYDRDRYGEYHPRGPKSDYDNRLEALSRAAEAGIRRVNLGALLGLAPWREEMFRLALHASYLTRRYWKTHVSISFPRIREAAGHFVPPFPVGDRELTQMLAALRLFLPDAGLVVSTRERPRLRDGLARIGATQMSAGSRTEPGGYLHPDEAEGQFEVDDSRSPAEVADRLRELGLDPVWKDWEEALHG
- a CDS encoding GIY-YIG nuclease family protein, whose amino-acid sequence is MNEKREEKEDRSWSVYIVECADGTLYTGIARSVRARVIAHNRGKGARYTRGRLPVRLLWREGGLGRRAALRREAEIKKLRRGEKLLLVAAGGKSRLAALEPPPPA
- a CDS encoding thiazole synthase; the protein is MSHTKDPLVIAGRSFGSRLLLGTGKFPSLEIMARAVEASGSEIVTVALRRVEKGAPAGNLLDHLDPDRALILPNTSGARDAEEAVRLARLARAGGISDWIKLEVTPHPMHLLPDPIETLRAAEILVKEGFTVLPYIHADPVLARRLIEAGTATVMPLGSAIGTNRGLRTRESIEIIIAESTVPVVVDAGLGAPSHAAECLEMGADAVLVNTAIATAEDPVAMAAAFRLGVEAGRIAFRAGAPPERRDAEASSPLTGFLGES